The Mycobacterium haemophilum DSM 44634 sequence GGTGCACCGTCGTGACCGTCTGTGCCGATCCAGTCACCTCGACCTGCGCCGCGCGCTTGCGCCCGAACAGGTACAGCAGCAGCTCGCCAGGCGGACCGCTGAGTCGAGCAGTGGATTGGGCCCTACGAACCGTCATCCACTCGTCGGTCCCCGCCCACCCGATCTCCAAACCCACCCCGCGCAACCTCCGACTCAGGTAGCGAGCGCCGCGACGGACATTTCGCCACAAGGCAGCCTCGAATGCTGGCGTGAGGGTATCGCGAGGGCCCATGCCGTTGGCTCTGCGCACATCCTCGTGGTGGACGAAGAACTCGTTGAGGTTCGCCAGGGAACGGACCCATCCGATGCGGAAGAATCCGGGCGGTGGGCCAGACTGGATCCGCGCGACAAGCCACCCGAATTCTCGCTGCCGGGCGAACTGCACTCTGCGTCGCTCCGCAAACCGTTGGAACGGCCCGGGAAGGACCATGCACGGGCCAACGATGAGATCGCGTTCACGCAGCACGAGATGGGCGGCGAGGTCTTGGGCGGTCCAGCCCTCTATCAGCGTGGGTACGTCAGCACCGAGTTTTCGGAAGAGATCGCACAGCGCAAGGCGCTCCTGGGTATCAAATTGAAGGTCTTCCATATCTCCATGGTGCCAACGCGATTCGGCCTGCGTTCGCGTATCCCCCACTAGATCAACCCGGCACCCGACCCAGGCGCGCTCCGTGACCGTGCTGCGCCAAGGCCCGCAGGAAGAATGTCAGGTTGGCTGGGCGCTCGGCCAGCCGCCGCATGAAATACCCGTACCATTGGGTGCCAAACGGCACGTACACGCGTACCTGGTTGCCGCAGGCTGCCAGCCGTCGCTGCTCGTCGTCACGGATGCCATACAGCATCTGGTATTCGAAATCCCTGGCGTTACGGCCTGATTCGCGCGCCATTCTAGGTAGCGCGCCGATCGCCATCGGGTCGTGGGAGGCCACCATCGGATAACCTGATCCGGCCATCAGCACGCGCAGGCACTGCAGATACGCGTCGGTAATGGCGGCACCGTCACGGTAGGCCACCGCTGCCGGTTCGTCGTAGGCACCCTTGCACAACCGGACTCGCGCTCCAACCGTGGCCAGCTCCGCGCAATCGCGCAGCGTGCGTCGCAAGTAGGCCTGTAAAACCAGGCCCAGCCATCCGAAGTCGACCCTCAGGTCGCCACAGATGGACAGCGTCGAATCGGTGGTGGTGTGGTCTTCGGCGTCCACCGTGACCCAGACGCCGACCCGCTCGGCCCGCTCGCAGATGGTGCGAGCGTTGTCCAAGGCGATCTTCTCGCCGTCGCGATCCAACGCCTGCCCAAGCGCCGAAAGCTTCAGCGATACCTCAAGCGGCCGTATGCCATCGCGTACTGCGTCGGTCCGCCTGCCCAGCGCATCCAGCAGGCGAAGATACGCTCGCACGGTGTCTGCAGCGTCGTCGGCGTCGGTGACATTTTCGCCCAGGTAGTCGATGCTGACATAACGGCCCGAATCTCGCAGCGCCGCAACGATGTCCAACACACCGTCCAGTGTGTCGCCGGGGACAAACCGGCGCACCACCCGGCGGGTGAGCCGCGATCGTTCGACGGTACGGCGCAACCTGTCAGCCCGGCTAGCCGCCAGCATCGCCGGACGCACAGTGTGGGCGAACAGTCCGCCCATCAGTCCGACGCCATGTGCGGGTAGCTGCATTCGGTGGCCGCGACGAACGTCTCTTTGATGGTACGTGCCGACGTCCAGCGCAACAGGTTCAGCGGCGAACCCGCCTTGTCGTTGGTACCCGAGCCTCGCGAACCTCCGAACGGCTGGCGCCCGACCACCGCCCCCGTCGGCTTGTCGTTGACATAGAAGTTGCCCGCGGCAAACCGCAGTCGGTGCTGCGCCGTCAGGACAGCCTGGCGGTCGTCGCCGATGACCGCACCGGTCAGCGCGTAGCGGGACCCGGTATCGATGAGGTCGAGGATCCGCTCGTACTGGTCATCGGGGTAGACGTGCACCGACAGCAGCGGACCGAAGTACTCGGTCGCGAAGGACTCGTCGGTCGGGTCGTCGGATAGCAAGACCGTCGGACGCACGAAATAACCTACGCTATCGTCATATTCGCCGCCCACCGCAATGGTGACAGCGGCCGTGCCTTTCGCCCGTTCAATGGCAGTGACGTTCTTGGCAAAGGCACGTCGGTCGATCAGCGCTCCGCCGTAGTTGGTCAGGTCGGTGACGTCGCCGTAGTGCAGCTCGGCTGCAGTACCCAGGAATTCGTCGCCCATCCGCTGCCACACCGAATGCGCGAT is a genomic window containing:
- a CDS encoding TIGR03085 family metal-binding protein; translation: MEDLQFDTQERLALCDLFRKLGADVPTLIEGWTAQDLAAHLVLRERDLIVGPCMVLPGPFQRFAERRRVQFARQREFGWLVARIQSGPPPGFFRIGWVRSLANLNEFFVHHEDVRRANGMGPRDTLTPAFEAALWRNVRRGARYLSRRLRGVGLEIGWAGTDEWMTVRRAQSTARLSGPPGELLLYLFGRKRAAQVEVTGSAQTVTTVHRTHFGM
- a CDS encoding proline dehydrogenase family protein codes for the protein MGGLFAHTVRPAMLAASRADRLRRTVERSRLTRRVVRRFVPGDTLDGVLDIVAALRDSGRYVSIDYLGENVTDADDAADTVRAYLRLLDALGRRTDAVRDGIRPLEVSLKLSALGQALDRDGEKIALDNARTICERAERVGVWVTVDAEDHTTTDSTLSICGDLRVDFGWLGLVLQAYLRRTLRDCAELATVGARVRLCKGAYDEPAAVAYRDGAAITDAYLQCLRVLMAGSGYPMVASHDPMAIGALPRMARESGRNARDFEYQMLYGIRDDEQRRLAACGNQVRVYVPFGTQWYGYFMRRLAERPANLTFFLRALAQHGHGARLGRVPG